A DNA window from Acidobacteriota bacterium contains the following coding sequences:
- a CDS encoding helix-turn-helix domain-containing protein yields MSREHGFESQSNVGDVQVSLDKKGRPDHVLVVCDFKCSIDVCSRKFMVPASFPEADFLIARPILFRKKGDFSGRRHVIPFEPDNTHQFQGDIHSGEILPINPFDPVIQVQKEIMEKRGHTFRVMEYLKNRGYSPTAFSDKFRKAAGITLKSFANKIRLCHALWDLLVNHKAIKSIALDFGYDPISFSLKFFKTFNVWPSEVRKTAGSWSDVLENRFISPGREHARSKIILSFRK; encoded by the coding sequence ATGAGTCGGGAACACGGTTTTGAATCCCAAAGCAATGTCGGGGACGTCCAGGTCAGCCTGGATAAGAAGGGGCGCCCGGATCATGTCCTGGTCGTCTGCGATTTCAAATGCAGCATCGACGTGTGTTCAAGAAAATTCATGGTTCCGGCAAGTTTTCCCGAGGCGGATTTCTTAATAGCCCGTCCTATCCTTTTCCGGAAAAAAGGGGATTTTTCCGGAAGACGGCATGTGATCCCGTTTGAACCCGACAACACACATCAATTTCAAGGAGACATCCATTCCGGAGAGATCTTGCCCATAAATCCCTTTGACCCGGTTATCCAGGTTCAAAAAGAGATCATGGAAAAAAGAGGCCATACGTTTCGAGTTATGGAATACCTCAAGAACCGCGGATACTCGCCGACTGCATTTTCCGATAAATTCAGAAAGGCCGCCGGCATCACCCTGAAAAGCTTTGCCAACAAGATTCGGCTTTGCCATGCCCTGTGGGACCTCCTGGTTAATCACAAGGCGATCAAATCGATCGCCTTGGATTTCGGTTATGATCCGATTTCCTTCAGCCTGAAATTCTTCAAGACATTCAACGTCTGGCCGTCCGAGGTTCGCAAGACCGCCGGCTCATGGAGTGACGTTCTGGAAAACCGTTTTATATCGCCGGGAAGAGAGCATGCACGCTCAAAAATAATATTATCTTTTCGAAAATAA